Proteins from a genomic interval of Nocardia sp. BMG51109:
- a CDS encoding O-acetyl-ADP-ribose deacetylase — MTELVLVQGDITAQEVDAVVNAANSSLLGGGGVDGAIHRKGGPAILAECRDLRASHYGKGLSTGRAVATTGGDLPARWVIHTVGPRWSAEEDRSQLLASCYRESLRVADELGARTVAFPAISTGIYGWPIDDGARIAVQTVRETGTSVTEIRFVLFSADAYAVFADRLS; from the coding sequence ATGACCGAACTCGTACTGGTGCAGGGTGATATCACCGCGCAGGAGGTGGACGCCGTCGTGAACGCGGCGAACTCGTCGCTGCTCGGCGGGGGCGGCGTCGACGGGGCGATTCATCGCAAGGGCGGGCCGGCGATCCTGGCCGAGTGCCGGGATCTGCGTGCCTCCCACTACGGCAAGGGACTGTCGACCGGGCGGGCGGTGGCCACGACCGGCGGCGATCTCCCCGCGCGGTGGGTGATCCACACCGTGGGCCCGAGGTGGTCCGCCGAGGAGGACCGGTCGCAGTTGCTTGCCTCCTGCTATCGCGAATCCCTGCGTGTCGCCGACGAATTGGGCGCGCGAACCGTCGCGTTCCCGGCGATCTCCACCGGAATCTACGGCTGGCCGATCGACGACGGCGCGCGGATCGCCGTGCAGACCGTCCGCGAGACCGGCACGTCCGTCACCGAGATCCGCTTCGTACTGTTCTCGGCCGACGCCTACGCAGTCTTCGCCGACCGGTTGTCCTGA
- a CDS encoding alpha/beta hydrolase, which produces MVPTSTVTRVRTLDGLQLAATLATPDQPPSQAVVLVHGGGVTREEGGFFTRLAAGLAEAGIASLRFDLRGHGDSEGSQAELTLATILNDIRVSLAHLREVTGAAELSLCGASFAGGICAYYAAKRPDDLSRLVLLNPQVDYKKRTIDTRDYWTNDAISDERAEELNSTGAIQFKANLQHGRPFLNEVFWFRPLDVLGEIEAPTLIIHGNADTLVPIDGSREAATKLTSPVELVEIEGSQHGFAVHDDPEYLNPKSQEYQAEVIGIAASWLATGSSSRQQHVAQLLHPRPMPPRIQGADNVDDDVHRSL; this is translated from the coding sequence GTGGTTCCGACGAGCACCGTCACCCGCGTCCGCACCCTCGACGGCCTTCAACTGGCCGCGACTCTCGCCACCCCAGATCAACCGCCATCGCAGGCTGTCGTGTTGGTCCATGGCGGCGGCGTCACCCGCGAAGAGGGCGGCTTCTTCACCCGGCTGGCTGCTGGCCTGGCCGAGGCTGGGATTGCTTCCCTCCGGTTCGATCTCCGTGGTCACGGGGATAGCGAAGGCAGCCAAGCGGAACTCACACTCGCCACCATCCTCAACGACATCCGCGTCAGCCTGGCACATCTCCGCGAGGTCACCGGCGCGGCCGAGCTGAGCCTGTGCGGCGCGAGCTTCGCTGGCGGCATCTGCGCTTACTACGCCGCCAAACGGCCGGACGATCTGTCACGGCTGGTGCTCCTCAATCCGCAGGTGGACTACAAGAAGCGGACGATCGACACTCGGGACTACTGGACGAACGATGCCATCAGTGACGAGCGAGCCGAAGAGCTGAATTCGACTGGCGCCATTCAATTTAAGGCCAACTTGCAGCATGGCCGCCCGTTCCTGAACGAGGTGTTCTGGTTCCGGCCGCTCGATGTGCTCGGCGAGATTGAAGCGCCGACGCTCATCATCCACGGCAACGCCGACACCTTGGTGCCGATCGACGGATCGCGCGAGGCCGCCACCAAATTGACGTCGCCGGTTGAACTGGTGGAGATCGAGGGATCACAGCACGGCTTCGCCGTCCATGACGACCCGGAGTACTTGAATCCGAAGAGCCAGGAGTACCAGGCCGAGGTCATCGGCATCGCGGCCTCGTGGCTGGCAACCGGCTCGTCGTCAAGGCAACAGCACGTCGCGCAGCTCTTGCACCCTCGGCCGATGCCGCCACGGATCCAGGGTGCGGACAACGTCGATGATGACGTTCATCGTTCGCTCTGA
- a CDS encoding helix-turn-helix domain-containing protein — MKREPEQQRYCARCGSRLNRYNAEILCGPCNLTARDEALHPPTVPPDFWQTDKIRDALATWHMGRVIFAYRTHPYHGRPLPQELVANWLELTQAQLSRIEKGPAPEQISKLIRWAEILDIPADLLWFKLPDAEGDGAVLPTETTSVAGHDAVALVRWLASDGTAAPPPSHADDLERVGAALEDARRYFDGTVVDFFRAQLARCKADDGTLGPAAALPLVLGILGAIRRHTREVKPNIQRQLLAVGADGAEFAGWLYRDLHNPLTATFLYDRAMEWAQAAGSLPMQGYVLLKKSQMAYETRDTGTLLTLAQAAKDGPWQLPTRVQAEVVQQEALGLAMIGEPTSVVEQNLADAGHLLTQANGADDHALVSYFNEGTLLVRSACCYTEAGRPQTATQLFGQVLASGSLSRRDAGFFGARRAKALALSGEPDEAATVAVESVAVARETRSERTMNVIIDVVRTLDPWRHRPRVQELRDVLLP, encoded by the coding sequence ATGAAGCGCGAACCCGAGCAGCAACGCTACTGCGCTCGCTGTGGGAGCAGGCTCAATCGCTACAACGCCGAAATACTATGCGGCCCTTGTAATCTCACTGCGCGCGACGAGGCACTACATCCGCCCACGGTGCCGCCGGATTTCTGGCAGACCGACAAGATCCGCGACGCCTTGGCCACTTGGCACATGGGCCGCGTGATCTTCGCTTACCGGACCCATCCGTATCATGGGCGCCCACTGCCACAGGAACTGGTGGCCAACTGGCTGGAACTGACCCAAGCGCAGCTCAGCCGGATCGAAAAGGGTCCGGCACCCGAACAGATTTCCAAGCTGATCCGCTGGGCCGAGATCCTCGACATTCCGGCTGACCTGCTGTGGTTCAAGCTGCCGGATGCCGAAGGCGACGGAGCAGTGTTGCCCACCGAAACTACCAGTGTCGCAGGCCATGACGCCGTGGCGCTCGTCCGATGGTTGGCCTCGGACGGCACCGCCGCACCACCGCCCAGTCACGCCGACGACCTCGAACGTGTCGGCGCGGCCTTGGAGGATGCACGCCGGTACTTCGATGGCACCGTGGTGGACTTCTTCCGCGCGCAGCTGGCGCGGTGTAAGGCCGACGACGGCACACTCGGTCCGGCAGCGGCCCTGCCGTTGGTGCTCGGGATTCTTGGTGCCATCAGGCGGCACACACGGGAAGTTAAGCCGAACATCCAGCGGCAACTGCTCGCCGTGGGGGCCGATGGTGCCGAGTTCGCCGGGTGGCTGTACCGCGATCTGCACAATCCGCTGACCGCCACCTTCCTCTACGACCGGGCAATGGAATGGGCGCAGGCCGCGGGCAGTCTGCCGATGCAGGGGTACGTGCTGCTCAAGAAATCCCAGATGGCTTACGAGACCCGTGACACTGGCACGTTGCTGACGTTGGCGCAGGCGGCAAAGGATGGCCCCTGGCAACTGCCCACGCGGGTCCAGGCCGAAGTCGTGCAGCAGGAGGCCCTGGGCCTCGCCATGATCGGCGAACCGACCAGCGTCGTTGAACAAAACCTGGCCGATGCGGGGCACCTCCTCACCCAGGCGAACGGTGCGGATGACCATGCCCTGGTCAGCTACTTCAATGAGGGCACGCTCCTGGTGCGGTCCGCATGTTGCTACACCGAAGCGGGGAGGCCGCAGACGGCGACGCAGCTCTTCGGCCAGGTCCTTGCCAGTGGCTCACTGTCGCGGCGCGATGCTGGCTTCTTCGGGGCTCGGCGGGCGAAAGCATTGGCCCTGAGTGGCGAGCCGGACGAAGCGGCCACGGTCGCGGTTGAATCAGTCGCGGTGGCGCGCGAAACACGGTCAGAGCGAACGATGAACGTCATCATCGACGTTGTCCGCACCCTGGATCCGTGGCGGCATCGGCCGAGGGTGCAAGAGCTGCGCGACGTGCTGTTGCCTTGA
- a CDS encoding radical SAM protein has product MPEPERIDRVAYGRFRNVYLYITEACQLRCEHCYMGERLDRALKMPLQQIVDTLATWRRLGGSKLTLLGGEPTLHPAYCDAVRMSRQLGYEHVITTTNAQKPAFKKFRQLEPEDFAYVQISLDGGTPASHDAIRGPNTFDTALETTAELTARGFDTRIICTVNKANEGNVLHLLELADELNVNLVKFHVFSTIGTGHGNAEMAMTPPEWVNFCDRLHVVAPEHKTRVWYQPTYARRDQMERYAAEGYQGCIGRTLDRISIFPDGRCYVCSYLFDTELHFAQMVDGKVQLNPGVNEFDLFTGALAESSCGGCKASACMGGCPAEELVMGKASCDAYDDIVPVCRLWKSSAKPEE; this is encoded by the coding sequence GTGCCGGAGCCGGAACGGATTGATCGGGTGGCGTATGGGCGCTTCCGCAATGTGTACCTATACATCACCGAAGCCTGCCAATTGCGCTGTGAGCACTGCTACATGGGCGAACGGCTGGACCGTGCCCTGAAGATGCCGCTGCAACAGATCGTGGATACACTCGCCACCTGGCGTCGGCTGGGCGGGAGCAAGTTGACTCTCCTCGGCGGGGAACCGACGTTGCACCCCGCCTACTGTGACGCCGTTCGGATGAGTCGGCAGCTCGGCTACGAGCACGTCATCACGACCACGAATGCGCAAAAGCCAGCGTTCAAGAAGTTCCGGCAGCTGGAACCCGAGGACTTCGCTTACGTCCAAATAAGTTTGGATGGCGGAACGCCAGCCAGCCACGACGCGATCCGGGGTCCGAACACCTTCGACACTGCTCTGGAAACGACGGCGGAGCTGACGGCCCGCGGTTTCGACACCCGGATCATCTGCACTGTGAACAAGGCCAACGAGGGCAATGTCCTGCACTTGCTGGAGCTGGCCGATGAGCTGAACGTCAACTTGGTCAAGTTCCATGTCTTCTCGACGATCGGCACCGGCCACGGCAATGCCGAGATGGCGATGACGCCACCCGAGTGGGTGAATTTCTGTGATCGCCTGCATGTTGTTGCACCCGAGCACAAGACGCGCGTGTGGTACCAGCCGACATATGCCCGGCGCGACCAGATGGAGCGCTACGCCGCCGAGGGTTACCAAGGGTGCATCGGCCGGACGCTGGATCGGATCTCCATCTTTCCGGATGGCCGCTGCTATGTCTGCTCGTACCTGTTCGACACCGAGCTGCACTTCGCCCAGATGGTTGACGGGAAAGTGCAGCTCAACCCCGGGGTCAACGAGTTCGACCTGTTCACCGGCGCACTCGCTGAAAGCTCTTGCGGCGGCTGCAAGGCCAGCGCCTGCATGGGTGGCTGCCCGGCCGAGGAGTTGGTGATGGGCAAAGCCTCCTGCGACGCCTACGACGACATCGTGCCGGTCTGCCGGTTGTGGAAATCCAGCGCCAAGCCCGAGGAGTGA
- a CDS encoding carbohydrate kinase family protein: protein MTLQSGPVVCVSYLALAELWTVPQFPRANHGAEVRSIERSVAADGPTTAAALAALGAPTLLAANDIGSDDHGTFVRQWLEERAVECAFTTRPEVVTPRTVVAADDDHTRTWFAHLPGVAASLEQVDLAPIAAASFLYVDCYEIIEQATIRVIDAGRTTEVPMLLNLGGSDLSESVATALRGHPHLLIQTNVDDTAHEESPALARSLLAQTSARWVIVTAGAFGAVAVSRSEQTSVPAFPVTVRHTHCAGAAFSGGLLYGLRAGWSMQLSMLLGSASGALQCARHQNAPLPSLAELQALIASRQQFAAS, encoded by the coding sequence ATGACGCTCCAGTCCGGGCCGGTGGTGTGCGTCAGCTACCTGGCGCTGGCGGAGCTGTGGACTGTGCCCCAGTTCCCACGCGCGAACCACGGGGCCGAAGTCCGAAGCATTGAACGATCCGTCGCAGCTGACGGGCCAACAACAGCGGCGGCGCTCGCAGCTCTCGGAGCGCCGACCCTGTTGGCTGCCAACGACATTGGCAGCGACGATCACGGCACGTTCGTTCGCCAGTGGCTCGAAGAGCGTGCCGTCGAATGCGCTTTCACGACCCGACCAGAAGTCGTCACCCCACGGACCGTGGTGGCTGCCGACGATGACCACACCCGCACCTGGTTCGCGCATCTGCCGGGCGTTGCCGCCAGCCTGGAGCAGGTGGATCTGGCGCCGATCGCGGCGGCCTCCTTCCTCTACGTCGACTGCTACGAAATCATTGAGCAGGCAACCATACGGGTGATCGACGCCGGCCGCACGACCGAGGTGCCAATGCTCCTAAATCTTGGCGGCTCCGATCTCTCGGAGTCAGTGGCCACCGCACTCCGCGGTCATCCACACCTCCTGATTCAAACCAACGTCGATGACACCGCTCACGAAGAATCGCCAGCCTTGGCCAGGTCGCTGCTGGCCCAGACCAGCGCTCGGTGGGTGATCGTGACGGCCGGTGCCTTCGGTGCCGTTGCCGTTAGCCGATCCGAACAAACTTCTGTGCCCGCATTCCCGGTTACCGTTCGCCATACCCACTGCGCCGGTGCAGCGTTTTCCGGTGGCCTCCTCTATGGCTTGCGTGCTGGGTGGTCGATGCAGCTCAGTATGTTGCTTGGATCGGCCAGTGGGGCGCTCCAGTGTGCACGACACCAGAACGCCCCACTGCCGAGCTTGGCTGAACTGCAAGCGCTGATCGCCTCGCGCCAGCAGTTCGCCGCCAGCTAG
- a CDS encoding NUDIX domain-containing protein, which yields MTDTVTKQAHGSDTRRHKVTGDVHLVLRRGNEVLFGQRQNTGFEDSAWHLPSGHLEADESVITALIREAEEEIGVAIKAEDVQFSHVMHNSSSGGRMAFFFTVRNWQGEPDNREPDKCAALEWFSVNELPDHMIDYCRVAMRSIADGNSFSVYGW from the coding sequence ATGACCGACACAGTCACCAAGCAAGCTCACGGCTCAGACACGCGCCGCCACAAGGTCACCGGCGATGTTCACCTTGTCCTGCGCCGCGGCAACGAAGTGCTCTTCGGTCAGCGCCAAAACACCGGCTTCGAGGACAGTGCCTGGCACCTGCCCAGCGGCCATCTGGAGGCCGACGAATCCGTCATCACCGCCCTGATCCGTGAAGCAGAGGAAGAGATCGGCGTCGCCATCAAGGCCGAGGATGTGCAGTTCAGTCACGTCATGCACAACTCCTCGTCCGGTGGCCGGATGGCCTTCTTCTTCACTGTGCGGAACTGGCAGGGTGAGCCCGACAACCGCGAGCCGGACAAATGTGCTGCCCTGGAATGGTTTTCAGTGAACGAGCTGCCGGATCACATGATCGACTACTGCCGCGTGGCCATGCGGTCCATCGCCGACGGCAACAGCTTCTCGGTGTACGGCTGGTAG
- a CDS encoding YggT family protein, producing the protein MSLIGNVLGYALTVFLLLLIARLIVDWAEMLGNNPRWMWKVRRFTHAATEPVIGPVRRVLKPVRLGGVALDLAFTVVFIAVLVLRSIAFSL; encoded by the coding sequence ATGAGCCTCATCGGAAACGTGCTCGGGTACGCCCTGACGGTGTTCCTGCTACTGCTCATCGCCCGGCTGATCGTGGACTGGGCGGAGATGCTGGGCAACAATCCGCGGTGGATGTGGAAGGTGCGGCGGTTCACGCACGCCGCCACCGAACCCGTGATCGGGCCGGTGCGGCGGGTGCTGAAACCGGTCCGGCTCGGCGGTGTCGCCCTCGACCTGGCCTTCACCGTGGTGTTCATCGCGGTGCTGGTGCTGCGGTCGATCGCGTTCAGCCTGTGA
- a CDS encoding ABC transporter permease, whose amino-acid sequence MTTASGAVATARAGARSRLPRLHGGPLRIVAPIVVFALVLAAWYVAGHYLLPEQSKFLLPPPETVVSKGLLDPVARTEILTALWSTVQIALAGLVIAIVAGVGFAVVMSQARWAEYSLYPYAVVLQTIPILAVVPLFGFWFGYEFGSRVIVCVMVSLFPVVTNTLFGLKSVAAAEHDLFTLHGANRWQRLVKLQLPAALPAMISGFKISGGMAVIGSIVADFFFRQGEPGIGRMIDVYRQRLSTEELLTALLLSSLVGLILFWFFDFLAGRVDRAHGRRRGA is encoded by the coding sequence ATGACGACGGCGAGCGGGGCGGTGGCGACGGCGCGGGCCGGTGCGCGGTCGAGGCTGCCGCGGTTGCACGGCGGGCCGCTGCGCATCGTCGCGCCGATCGTGGTGTTCGCGCTGGTGCTGGCCGCGTGGTACGTCGCGGGCCACTACCTGCTGCCGGAGCAGTCGAAGTTCCTGCTGCCGCCGCCGGAGACGGTGGTGTCGAAGGGGCTGCTGGATCCGGTGGCGCGCACCGAGATCCTGACCGCGCTGTGGTCCACCGTGCAGATCGCGCTGGCCGGGCTCGTCATCGCGATCGTGGCGGGCGTCGGGTTCGCCGTGGTGATGAGCCAGGCGCGCTGGGCGGAGTACTCGCTGTACCCGTACGCGGTGGTGCTGCAAACGATTCCGATCCTCGCGGTGGTGCCGCTGTTCGGATTCTGGTTCGGCTACGAGTTCGGCAGCCGGGTCATCGTGTGCGTGATGGTGTCGCTGTTCCCGGTCGTCACGAATACCCTGTTCGGGCTGAAGTCGGTGGCGGCGGCCGAACACGACCTGTTCACCCTGCACGGCGCGAACCGGTGGCAGCGGCTGGTGAAACTGCAACTGCCCGCGGCACTTCCGGCGATGATCTCCGGGTTCAAGATCTCCGGCGGCATGGCCGTCATCGGGTCGATCGTCGCGGACTTCTTCTTCCGGCAGGGCGAGCCGGGTATCGGCCGGATGATCGACGTGTACCGGCAGCGGCTGTCGACCGAGGAACTGCTGACCGCGCTGCTGCTGTCGTCGCTGGTCGGGCTGATCCTGTTCTGGTTCTTCGACTTCCTGGCCGGCCGCGTCGACCGGGCCCACGGCCGCCGGCGCGGCGCTTAG
- a CDS encoding ABC transporter ATP-binding protein gives MSTSAAISSADAERAGYTKTAPAEAAPSLVLERVGLTFGNGTHALRDVDFAVRPGEFVSLVGPSGCGKSTLLRLAAGFERPTSGTVDVATGRLGYIFQEATLLAWRSVLANVELPAELAGADRRTRRAGALDAIERVGLAGFEKHKPAQLSGGMRMRASIARALTLRPELFLFDEPFGALDEITRQRLNQEVSQLFLRDSFAGVFVTHSVAEAVYMSTRVIVLTGRPGRVAAEIPVPLEFPRDPGIRFTAEFGEIATAVSAALHGAERETAA, from the coding sequence ATGAGCACTTCCGCCGCGATCTCCTCCGCGGATGCCGAGCGAGCCGGGTATACGAAAACCGCGCCGGCCGAGGCGGCGCCGTCTCTCGTTCTGGAGCGGGTCGGACTGACCTTCGGCAACGGCACCCACGCCCTGCGGGATGTCGACTTCGCCGTTCGCCCAGGCGAATTCGTGTCCCTGGTGGGTCCGTCCGGCTGCGGCAAGTCGACCCTGTTGCGGTTGGCGGCCGGATTCGAGCGGCCGACCTCCGGCACGGTCGACGTCGCCACCGGGCGGCTCGGCTACATCTTCCAGGAGGCGACGCTGCTGGCCTGGCGGAGCGTGCTGGCCAACGTGGAACTTCCCGCCGAACTGGCCGGTGCCGATCGCCGCACCCGCCGGGCCGGTGCCCTGGACGCGATCGAGCGGGTCGGGCTGGCCGGATTCGAGAAGCACAAGCCCGCCCAGCTGTCCGGCGGTATGCGGATGCGGGCGTCCATCGCCCGCGCCCTCACCCTGCGGCCGGAGCTGTTCCTGTTCGACGAGCCGTTCGGCGCGCTCGACGAGATCACCCGGCAGCGGCTGAACCAAGAGGTGAGCCAGCTGTTCCTGCGGGATTCCTTCGCCGGGGTGTTCGTCACGCATTCGGTCGCCGAGGCGGTGTACATGTCGACGCGGGTGATCGTGCTCACCGGACGGCCGGGCCGGGTCGCCGCGGAAATACCTGTGCCGCTGGAGTTTCCCCGCGATCCGGGGATCCGGTTCACCGCCGAGTTCGGCGAGATCGCGACGGCGGTGTCGGCCGCGCTGCACGGCGCCGAGCGGGAGACGGCGGCATGA
- a CDS encoding amidohydrolase produces the protein MTVNDLLLTGGRPWVPGRPAAAADILIRDGRIETIGPGLSAPDADTLDLAGALVFPGLVDTHCHLDKTLFGAPWTPNTGGRTLTGRIANGEGRRAELGIPSAEYAGNLLGEMIRRGTAHVRSHIDIDPEIGLRGVEAVRAAAARHAGRVDVELVAFPQGGLITRPGTAELLEAALADGVQVVGGLDPAGYDRDPVAHLDVIFGLAEKYGAKVDIHLHDAGSLGAWQFGLIIERTRATGLSGRVAISHAYAMGALPADEQRRIADDLAEAGVAMVTCAVGDAPVVPLRVMHEASAALALGNDGIRDLWTPYGDGDMLRRINTVAFRDRLLADAEIELALAAGTYGGARVLGLERYGLEPGAPADLFAVDAETPAAAVVSVPPRRLVLQRGRIVVRDGTTAQPD, from the coding sequence ATGACCGTGAACGACCTGCTGCTGACCGGGGGCCGTCCCTGGGTTCCGGGACGGCCCGCCGCGGCCGCCGACATCCTGATCCGCGACGGCCGCATCGAGACGATCGGCCCCGGCCTGTCGGCGCCGGACGCCGACACCCTCGATCTGGCCGGGGCGCTGGTGTTTCCGGGCCTCGTCGACACCCACTGCCATCTGGACAAGACGCTGTTCGGCGCCCCGTGGACGCCCAATACCGGCGGTCGGACGCTGACCGGGCGCATCGCCAACGGCGAGGGGCGGCGTGCCGAACTGGGGATACCGAGCGCCGAGTACGCGGGCAACCTGCTCGGCGAGATGATCCGCCGGGGAACGGCACACGTGCGCAGCCACATCGACATCGACCCCGAGATCGGCCTGCGCGGCGTCGAGGCGGTCCGTGCCGCGGCCGCCCGGCATGCCGGGCGGGTCGACGTCGAGCTCGTCGCCTTCCCGCAGGGCGGCCTGATCACCCGCCCGGGCACCGCCGAGCTGCTGGAGGCCGCACTGGCCGACGGTGTGCAGGTGGTCGGCGGCCTGGACCCGGCGGGCTACGACCGCGACCCGGTCGCGCACCTCGACGTCATCTTCGGCCTGGCCGAGAAGTACGGCGCCAAGGTGGACATCCACCTGCACGACGCCGGTTCGCTGGGCGCCTGGCAGTTCGGCCTGATCATCGAGCGAACCAGGGCGACCGGCCTGTCCGGCCGGGTCGCGATCAGCCACGCGTACGCCATGGGCGCGCTGCCGGCCGACGAGCAGCGCCGCATCGCCGACGATCTGGCCGAGGCCGGCGTCGCCATGGTGACATGCGCGGTCGGCGACGCGCCGGTGGTGCCGCTGCGGGTGATGCACGAGGCTAGTGCCGCCCTGGCGCTCGGCAACGACGGCATCCGCGATCTGTGGACCCCCTACGGCGACGGCGACATGCTGCGCCGGATCAACACCGTCGCCTTCCGCGACCGGCTGCTCGCCGACGCCGAGATCGAGCTCGCACTGGCCGCCGGAACCTACGGCGGCGCACGGGTTCTCGGGCTGGAACGGTACGGGCTCGAGCCGGGTGCGCCCGCCGACCTGTTCGCCGTCGACGCCGAAACCCCGGCGGCGGCGGTCGTTTCGGTACCGCCGCGCAGGCTGGTGCTCCAGCGCGGGCGGATCGTCGTTCGCGATGGGACTACCGCGCAACCGGATTAA
- a CDS encoding amidohydrolase family protein, which translates to MPDLILRDARIADDADPVDIVVDEGLITAIGSRQAVRAENEIDCAARVVIPGLIESHLHLDKALLDAERPNRDGTLAGAIAVTAELKRGFTVDSIRDRARRVLDAAIANGTTVVRAHPDVDPIVGLRGVHALLELREEYRELIDLQIVAFPQEGILGAPGTLELLRESLRSGADVIGGCAYNEATVAECRRHVDIVFGLAAEFGVPVDIHADFADDATDPRFAMADYIADTTDRTGMAGRVALGHMTSLAGQPPRRRRRTLTRLAEAGVAVVPLPATDMHLGGRGDDTNVRRGIAPIRELWRAGVTTAYSSNNIRNAFTPYGNADLLDIGLFLAQTCHLSGPDDLRRVLDMATGQAARVTGVDDRHGIRIGAAADLVVLSSHRVADVLLDRPDRCYVLKAGRIVSRTSRIHEPARPGVRTLPPAGAARGEIRTA; encoded by the coding sequence ATGCCGGATCTGATCCTGCGCGACGCCCGCATCGCCGACGATGCGGACCCCGTCGACATCGTCGTCGACGAAGGGCTCATCACCGCGATCGGATCCCGGCAGGCCGTTCGCGCCGAGAACGAGATCGACTGCGCCGCACGGGTGGTCATCCCCGGCCTGATCGAATCCCATCTGCACCTGGACAAGGCACTGCTGGATGCGGAGCGGCCCAACCGAGACGGCACCCTCGCCGGGGCGATCGCGGTCACCGCCGAACTCAAGCGCGGCTTCACCGTCGACTCGATCCGCGACCGCGCGCGCCGGGTGCTGGACGCGGCGATCGCCAACGGCACCACGGTGGTCCGGGCACACCCGGACGTCGACCCGATCGTGGGCCTGCGCGGCGTGCACGCGCTGCTGGAACTGCGGGAGGAGTACCGCGAACTCATCGATCTGCAGATCGTCGCATTCCCGCAGGAGGGGATCCTGGGGGCGCCGGGCACACTGGAACTGCTGCGCGAGAGCCTGCGGTCGGGCGCCGACGTGATCGGCGGGTGCGCCTACAACGAGGCGACGGTCGCCGAGTGCCGCCGCCACGTCGATATCGTCTTCGGCCTGGCCGCCGAATTCGGTGTGCCGGTGGATATCCACGCGGATTTCGCCGACGACGCCACCGACCCCCGCTTCGCGATGGCCGACTACATCGCCGACACCACCGACCGGACCGGCATGGCCGGCCGGGTGGCGCTGGGGCACATGACCTCGCTGGCGGGGCAGCCGCCGCGGCGACGACGGCGCACCCTGACCCGGCTGGCGGAGGCCGGTGTGGCGGTGGTGCCGCTGCCCGCGACCGATATGCACCTCGGCGGCCGCGGCGACGACACCAACGTCCGGCGCGGCATCGCGCCGATCCGCGAACTGTGGCGAGCCGGGGTCACCACGGCCTACTCCTCCAACAACATCCGCAACGCCTTCACCCCGTACGGCAACGCCGACCTGCTCGATATCGGACTGTTCCTGGCACAGACCTGCCATCTCTCCGGCCCGGACGACCTGCGGCGGGTGCTGGACATGGCCACCGGCCAGGCCGCCCGCGTGACCGGCGTCGACGACCGCCACGGCATCCGCATCGGCGCCGCCGCGGACCTGGTGGTGCTGTCCTCCCACCGCGTCGCCGACGTGCTGCTCGACCGCCCGGACCGCTGCTACGTCCTCAAGGCGGGCCGAATCGTGTCCCGCACCAGCCGAATTCACGAGCCGGCCAGGCCCGGCGTCCGGACACTGCCGCCGGCCGGTGCCGCACGCGGGGAAATACGTACGGCCTGA
- a CDS encoding ABC transporter ATP-binding protein, which translates to MNVTSTPRAANPPAHLHLEQLGKRYPGASGLAVADVSLDITAGEFVCLVGASGCGKSTLLRILAGFDSATTGSVTVGGDPIAGPGPDRGVVFQDYGLFPWLTVAENIAYGPKQARLARADIRETVDRCLDTVGLTRMRDAFPHQLSGGMQQRVAIARVLANRPAVLLMDEPFGALDALTRASMQAELKRIHAETGVTVVFITHSIDEAVYLADRVVVMTGGTAHGNAGHVRQIIDIDLPAERDTTAPEFNDYKRRIDALVHESDDRAA; encoded by the coding sequence ATGAACGTCACTTCCACTCCGCGCGCGGCGAATCCGCCCGCGCATCTCCACCTCGAGCAGCTCGGCAAGCGGTATCCGGGTGCCTCCGGACTCGCGGTCGCGGACGTGAGCCTGGACATCACCGCCGGCGAATTCGTCTGCCTGGTCGGCGCCAGTGGCTGCGGCAAGTCCACCCTGCTGCGCATCCTGGCCGGATTCGACTCGGCCACAACGGGTTCGGTGACCGTCGGCGGCGATCCGATCGCGGGCCCCGGGCCGGATCGCGGCGTCGTATTCCAGGACTACGGGTTGTTCCCGTGGCTCACCGTGGCCGAGAACATCGCCTACGGGCCGAAACAGGCGCGCCTGGCCCGCGCCGATATCCGCGAGACCGTCGACCGCTGCCTGGACACCGTCGGTCTCACCCGGATGCGGGATGCCTTCCCGCATCAGCTGTCCGGCGGCATGCAGCAGCGCGTGGCCATCGCGCGGGTGCTGGCGAACCGGCCGGCGGTGCTGCTGATGGACGAGCCGTTCGGCGCCTTGGACGCCCTGACCCGCGCGTCCATGCAGGCGGAGCTGAAGCGCATCCACGCCGAGACCGGCGTCACCGTCGTCTTCATCACCCACAGCATCGACGAGGCGGTGTACCTGGCGGACCGGGTGGTCGTGATGACCGGCGGCACGGCGCACGGGAACGCCGGACACGTCCGGCAGATCATCGACATCGACCTGCCCGCCGAACGCGACACGACCGCACCGGAATTCAACGACTACAAGCGCCGGATCGACGCGCTGGTGCACGAGAGCGACGACCGGGCGGCGTGA